One window from the genome of Mumia sp. ZJ1417 encodes:
- a CDS encoding amino acid ABC transporter ATP-binding protein translates to MSGLLEARAVRKTYGAHDVLKGVDLSVATHRVVCLIGASGSGKSTLLRCLNLLEVVDDGEVWFDGREITDPRIDVDGVRRDIGIVFQAYNLFPHMSVLDNVTLGPRKTRGVRRREADERAMTLLTRFGLADQARKHPDALSGGQQQRVAIVRALAMGPKVLLLDEVTSALDPMLVGEVLEAVRGLKEAGMTIVMATHEMQFAREVADEVLFLDDGVVRERGTAEQLFTAPTDPRTREFLARHLA, encoded by the coding sequence ATGAGCGGCTTGCTGGAGGCGCGCGCGGTCCGCAAGACGTACGGGGCTCACGACGTCCTCAAGGGCGTCGACCTCAGCGTGGCGACGCATCGCGTGGTGTGCCTCATCGGCGCATCCGGCTCGGGCAAGTCGACCCTGCTGCGCTGCCTCAACCTGCTCGAGGTCGTTGACGACGGCGAGGTCTGGTTCGACGGCCGCGAGATCACCGATCCGCGCATCGACGTCGACGGCGTGCGGCGCGACATTGGGATCGTCTTCCAGGCGTACAACCTTTTCCCGCACATGTCGGTGCTCGACAACGTCACGCTCGGGCCGCGCAAGACCCGCGGCGTCCGTCGCCGTGAGGCCGACGAGCGCGCGATGACGCTGCTGACCCGCTTCGGCCTCGCCGACCAGGCGCGCAAGCACCCCGACGCGCTCTCCGGTGGCCAGCAGCAGCGGGTCGCGATCGTACGGGCGCTCGCGATGGGCCCGAAGGTGCTCCTGCTCGACGAGGTGACCTCCGCGCTCGACCCGATGCTTGTCGGCGAGGTGCTCGAGGCGGTCCGTGGCCTCAAGGAGGCCGGGATGACGATCGTGATGGCGACGCACGAGATGCAGTTCGCCCGCGAGGTCGCCGACGAGGTGCTGTTCCTGGACGACGGTGTGGTCCGCGAGCGCGGCACCGCCGAGCAGCTCTTCACCGCGCCGACGGACCCTCGTACGCGCGAGTTCCTGGCCCGCCACCTCGCCTGA
- a CDS encoding CdaR family transcriptional regulator produces the protein MDPRDDDLTSLANSLAELVGAPITIEDPDSSVLAYSQSADAERSQAVDDARITTILGRQVPPHYRALLDDAGVFTEIARSREVVTVDLSGSGMTRRAIVAVRDDSGTLLGSVWAAVPDGITSEQRQAMLDLAPVVAGRLVRLRERADSTRQRTVEVVETLLSGGDDAVRAAQTQGLRTPCTVLVLAADRARLAVPAARASAFVLHLAAVAPSAAAAQVDDVVYAVVAGPEATAARVARDFLARSRGPLVAGVGRTVDSAAAIDLSARDADAVVRVLRRRGRSGVVETVRGALADVVALRSADAWAGYEEFSPLTALVRFDDEHHAELLSTARAYLAHGGDVAAAAASLHVHPNTLRNRLRRASQAVGVDLDDPDTRLLLALHLKVTDVADAD, from the coding sequence ATGGACCCCCGTGACGACGACCTCACGTCGCTCGCGAACTCGCTCGCGGAGCTCGTCGGTGCCCCGATCACCATCGAGGATCCCGACTCGAGCGTGCTCGCGTACTCGCAGAGCGCCGACGCCGAGCGCTCGCAGGCGGTCGACGATGCGCGGATCACGACGATCCTCGGTCGGCAGGTCCCGCCGCACTACCGCGCCCTGCTCGACGACGCGGGCGTGTTCACGGAGATCGCGCGCAGCCGGGAGGTCGTGACGGTCGACCTCTCGGGATCGGGGATGACGCGGCGCGCGATCGTGGCGGTACGGGACGACTCCGGCACGCTGCTGGGGTCGGTGTGGGCCGCTGTGCCCGACGGCATCACGTCGGAGCAGCGGCAGGCGATGCTCGACCTCGCCCCTGTCGTGGCCGGCCGTCTCGTCCGGCTGCGCGAGCGGGCCGACTCGACGCGCCAACGGACCGTCGAGGTCGTCGAGACGCTGCTGAGCGGGGGCGACGACGCCGTCCGTGCGGCCCAGACGCAGGGCTTGCGTACGCCGTGCACGGTCCTTGTCCTCGCTGCGGACCGCGCGCGCCTGGCCGTGCCCGCCGCCCGTGCCAGCGCCTTCGTGCTGCACCTCGCGGCGGTGGCGCCCAGCGCAGCCGCCGCGCAGGTCGACGACGTCGTGTACGCCGTCGTCGCGGGGCCGGAGGCGACTGCGGCCCGGGTCGCGCGTGACTTCCTCGCCCGGTCGCGCGGTCCGCTCGTCGCCGGGGTCGGCCGCACCGTCGACTCCGCGGCGGCGATCGACCTCTCGGCGCGCGACGCCGACGCGGTGGTCCGGGTGCTGCGCCGGCGAGGCCGTTCGGGCGTGGTGGAGACCGTACGGGGTGCGCTCGCCGACGTGGTCGCGCTGCGCAGCGCGGATGCGTGGGCGGGGTACGAGGAGTTCAGCCCGCTGACCGCGCTGGTGCGGTTCGACGACGAGCACCACGCCGAGCTGCTGTCGACGGCGCGGGCCTACCTGGCGCACGGCGGCGACGTCGCTGCCGCAGCCGCCTCGCTGCACGTCCACCCCAACACGTTGCGCAACCGGCTGCGACGTGCCTCGCAGGCCGTCGGCGTCGACCTCGACGACCCCGACACGCGCCTGCTGCTCGCGCTGCACCTCAAGGTCACGGACGTCGCGGACGCCGACTGA
- a CDS encoding NAD(P)-dependent oxidoreductase: MRVFIAGASGALGNRLIPLLVQDGHEVTGTTRNQEGLARVQEVGAVGAVMDPLDADSVRSAVVGARPDVVVHELTALGAMSGNPKHFDRDFAVTNRLRTEATDHLLAAAQQCGARRFVAQSYTGWPNERRGSWVKSEEDPLAADPGKEARESLAAIRHLEHAVTTTPGIDGLVLRYGNFYGPGNALSRGGMMAEMIRRGRMPVVGGGAGVWSFLHIDDAASATAAAVDGGAPGVYNVVDDDPAPIAQWLPYLAEQLGGRKPMRLPAWLGRPLIGELGIAMMTTIRGSSNAKAERELGWKPRYASWREGFRTGLG, encoded by the coding sequence ATGCGTGTCTTCATCGCAGGAGCCAGCGGAGCGCTCGGCAATCGGCTGATCCCGCTGCTGGTGCAGGACGGCCACGAGGTGACCGGAACGACCAGGAATCAGGAGGGCCTCGCGAGGGTCCAGGAGGTCGGTGCCGTCGGTGCCGTCATGGACCCGCTCGATGCCGACAGCGTGCGGTCCGCCGTGGTCGGCGCCCGTCCCGACGTCGTGGTGCACGAGCTCACCGCGCTCGGGGCCATGAGCGGCAACCCGAAGCACTTCGACCGGGACTTCGCCGTCACCAACCGGCTGCGGACGGAGGCGACCGATCACCTCCTGGCGGCGGCTCAGCAGTGCGGTGCCCGGCGGTTCGTCGCCCAGAGCTACACAGGCTGGCCGAATGAGCGTCGCGGGTCGTGGGTCAAGTCAGAGGAGGATCCGCTCGCCGCCGACCCGGGCAAGGAGGCGCGCGAGTCGTTGGCGGCGATCCGTCACCTCGAGCACGCCGTGACCACGACGCCGGGCATCGACGGTCTCGTCCTGCGGTACGGCAACTTCTACGGACCCGGCAACGCCCTCTCGCGCGGCGGCATGATGGCCGAGATGATTCGGCGCGGGCGGATGCCGGTCGTCGGTGGTGGTGCCGGGGTGTGGTCGTTCCTTCACATCGACGATGCGGCATCGGCGACGGCGGCGGCAGTCGACGGGGGTGCGCCTGGTGTCTACAACGTCGTCGACGACGATCCCGCGCCGATCGCGCAGTGGCTGCCGTACCTGGCCGAGCAGCTCGGCGGGCGCAAGCCGATGCGGCTCCCCGCATGGCTGGGACGTCCACTGATCGGCGAGCTCGGCATCGCGATGATGACCACGATCCGCGGGTCGTCGAACGCGAAGGCCGAGCGCGAGCTGGGCTGGAAGCCCCGGTACGCGAGCTGGCGGGAAGGTTTCCGTACCGGGCTCGGGTGA
- a CDS encoding heparinase II/III family protein — protein sequence MPSPRRLLRTRRVPALRRGVGAAVAAALSLSGIVAVQTAVAPAPASAAAGYDAICENMHTLGSLTRADVGRARAIMNGTVDMGQYGTMALAANPSWKPQSGLDTAGDRYIHSLHWALPLLKTGLALADAEGQAMQRRFVDLMVDWVRDNPVKKRTYWQNHPQYLGFRIGTFVCMNRLASSPTHRSWAAGQLRVELKKALSYGTSGNNTTMNLKLTAFAGARQAGTEAQRTTLRNQTVLVARRLAHDDGSDLEGAPGYGLYLGTIMHRAYNVLSRYGATSSAAKIASMLNARGSFYAHASRPDRYLETIGDTHLQRIPSGVFADTSEAEWVRTSGSSGRKPAAVYKRYAGGYAFGRSGWVAGTDTTSTFYSVRTADRYALPSHRHADTTAMTWYADGVDWVADPGPYAYNGSSLRAAVMRRNAHSALVAPGTPNRAVYGSVKAASSAGGVDRTCVYDPGYLASSGFELARCVYYLRAIDAVVVEDLVRSTRSSGTVQQQWVLPSGVTPRASGHTVALTSPDLTGVTRSARLLTGGAPRVSAGSTTTGVLGQSYGKSTRGTVVRVPVSVRTGKTARMVTVLTSSGSPGYARTTVKGHKALRVWVNGRSQTITTSVNEFARLAAKVSFARSKAKVRVGQKVKFSARVTSLGLPAKRAKVVLQEWRKGKWRKVRTLRTKANGTVSTKVKMTSKGKKRYRIVVRAKSGSHGWKPVASPLRTVKVIKKKR from the coding sequence ATGCCTTCCCCCAGACGTCTCCTCCGAACCCGTCGTGTGCCGGCGCTCCGCCGCGGCGTCGGGGCTGCCGTCGCCGCCGCACTCAGCCTCTCCGGCATCGTCGCCGTGCAGACGGCCGTCGCCCCGGCACCCGCGTCCGCCGCGGCGGGGTACGACGCGATCTGCGAGAACATGCACACCCTCGGGTCGCTGACCCGCGCGGACGTCGGCCGCGCACGGGCGATCATGAACGGCACGGTCGACATGGGCCAGTACGGCACCATGGCACTGGCCGCCAACCCGTCCTGGAAGCCGCAGTCCGGCCTCGACACCGCAGGCGACCGCTACATCCACTCGCTCCACTGGGCGCTGCCGCTGCTCAAGACCGGCCTCGCGCTCGCCGACGCCGAGGGACAGGCGATGCAGCGCCGCTTCGTCGACCTCATGGTCGACTGGGTCCGCGACAACCCGGTCAAGAAGCGCACCTACTGGCAGAACCACCCCCAATACCTCGGCTTCCGCATCGGCACGTTCGTCTGCATGAACCGCCTCGCCTCGTCGCCGACCCACCGCTCGTGGGCGGCAGGCCAGCTGCGGGTCGAGCTCAAGAAGGCGCTCTCCTACGGCACCTCGGGCAACAACACGACGATGAACCTCAAGCTCACCGCGTTCGCGGGGGCACGCCAGGCCGGCACCGAGGCGCAGCGCACGACCCTCCGCAACCAGACGGTCCTCGTCGCACGCCGACTCGCCCACGACGACGGGTCCGATCTCGAGGGCGCGCCAGGATACGGTCTCTATCTCGGCACGATCATGCACCGCGCCTACAACGTTCTCTCGCGCTACGGAGCGACGTCGTCGGCGGCCAAGATCGCGTCGATGCTCAACGCGCGCGGCTCGTTCTATGCCCACGCGAGCCGGCCGGACCGCTATCTCGAGACCATCGGCGACACCCACCTCCAGCGCATCCCGTCGGGTGTCTTCGCCGACACGTCAGAGGCGGAGTGGGTCCGTACGTCCGGCTCGTCCGGTCGCAAGCCGGCCGCCGTCTACAAGCGGTACGCCGGCGGCTACGCGTTCGGCCGCTCGGGCTGGGTCGCAGGCACCGACACGACCTCGACGTTCTACTCCGTACGGACCGCTGACCGGTACGCCCTCCCCTCGCACCGCCACGCCGACACGACGGCGATGACGTGGTACGCCGACGGTGTCGACTGGGTCGCCGACCCGGGCCCGTACGCCTACAACGGGTCGAGCCTGCGGGCCGCGGTCATGCGTCGCAACGCCCACAGCGCGCTCGTCGCGCCGGGCACGCCCAACCGCGCGGTGTACGGCAGCGTCAAGGCAGCATCGTCCGCCGGCGGTGTCGACCGTACGTGCGTGTACGACCCGGGCTACCTCGCCTCGAGCGGCTTCGAGCTGGCCCGGTGCGTCTACTACCTGCGCGCGATCGACGCCGTCGTCGTCGAGGACCTCGTCCGCTCGACCAGGTCCTCGGGCACCGTCCAGCAGCAGTGGGTCCTGCCCTCCGGCGTCACCCCCCGCGCGAGCGGCCACACCGTCGCCCTCACCAGCCCGGACCTCACCGGCGTCACGCGCAGCGCAAGGCTTCTGACGGGCGGCGCCCCGCGCGTCTCGGCCGGCTCGACCACGACCGGGGTCCTCGGCCAGTCCTACGGCAAGTCGACCCGGGGCACGGTCGTACGGGTCCCGGTCTCGGTGCGCACGGGCAAGACCGCCCGCATGGTCACGGTGCTGACGAGCAGCGGGTCGCCGGGCTACGCGCGGACGACGGTCAAGGGCCACAAGGCGCTGCGAGTCTGGGTCAACGGACGTTCGCAGACCATCACGACGTCGGTCAACGAGTTCGCACGGCTCGCGGCCAAGGTCTCGTTCGCCCGCTCCAAGGCCAAGGTGCGCGTCGGCCAGAAGGTGAAGTTCTCCGCGCGCGTCACCTCGCTCGGACTGCCCGCCAAGCGTGCCAAGGTCGTGCTCCAGGAATGGCGCAAGGGCAAGTGGCGCAAGGTGCGCACCCTGAGGACCAAGGCGAACGGCACCGTCTCGACCAAGGTCAAGATGACCAGCAAGGGCAAGAAGCGCTATCGCATCGTCGTGCGCGCCAAGAGCGGCAGCCACGGCTGGAAGCCCGTGGCCTCGCCCCTGCGGACGGTCAAGGTCATAAAGAAGAAGCGCTGA
- a CDS encoding amino acid ABC transporter permease, with amino-acid sequence MSASWEVSQRQLERLAFRRRQDRRRTTIALVSTAVILVGAWLLVTSAPGWGKVRETYFDWEDAKAAFPEIAKAFLVNIKAFLIAEVLILALAMLVAVIRVVPSAWMAPLKVVATVYTDVFRGTPTLLIVLLVGFGVPTLGLQGTTNDPFWLGVFALTLSYGAYVAEVIRAGILSVHPSQWASGRSLGLSYGKTLRYVVLPQALRRVTPPLLNDFVSLQKDTALLSAIGVLEALRQANIYSSRDFIFTPMVVAAVFFIVATIPLARFTDWLSLRAARRQSGAA; translated from the coding sequence GTGAGCGCCTCCTGGGAGGTGAGCCAACGCCAGCTCGAACGGCTGGCGTTCCGGCGTCGGCAGGACCGGCGCCGGACGACGATCGCGCTCGTGTCCACGGCGGTGATCCTGGTCGGCGCCTGGCTGCTCGTCACGTCGGCGCCAGGGTGGGGCAAGGTCCGCGAGACCTACTTCGACTGGGAGGACGCGAAGGCGGCGTTCCCGGAGATCGCGAAGGCCTTCCTCGTCAACATCAAGGCGTTCCTCATCGCCGAGGTGCTGATCCTGGCGCTCGCGATGCTGGTGGCCGTCATCCGTGTCGTCCCTTCGGCGTGGATGGCGCCGCTGAAGGTCGTCGCGACGGTCTACACCGACGTCTTCCGCGGCACTCCGACGCTGCTGATCGTGCTGCTCGTCGGCTTCGGCGTGCCGACGCTCGGCCTTCAGGGCACCACGAACGACCCGTTCTGGCTCGGCGTCTTCGCGCTCACCCTCAGCTACGGTGCGTACGTCGCCGAGGTCATCCGCGCTGGCATCCTCTCGGTCCACCCGAGCCAGTGGGCGAGCGGGCGGTCGCTCGGGCTGTCGTACGGCAAGACTCTTCGGTACGTCGTGCTGCCACAGGCGCTGCGCCGGGTGACGCCCCCGCTGCTCAACGACTTCGTGTCCCTGCAGAAGGACACCGCGCTGCTCTCGGCGATCGGGGTGCTGGAGGCACTGCGGCAGGCGAACATCTACTCCAGCCGCGACTTCATCTTCACGCCGATGGTCGTTGCGGCGGTGTTCTTCATCGTGGCGACGATCCCGCTCGCGCGGTTCACGGACTGGCTGTCGCTGCGTGCGGCCCGACGACAGAGCGGAGCGGCATGA
- a CDS encoding RNA polymerase sigma-70 factor has translation MASLADVHDDLRPLMFSIAYRMLGSVAEAEDVVQEAFLRMHRAGPEGLSVDNPEAYATTVTTRLAIDTLRSARVRREQYVGPWLPEPLVASSDADPAHQVELDATVSTAFLMLLESLTPVERAVFVLREALAYDYADIAVVVDKSEANCRQILARARKRIDDGRPRFDASPEQRDRLAAQFVAAVSRGDVAGLERLLAEDVMFVGDGGGRAPAIQRPMVGTVQVARFLAGLVRQGARFGVLIDQVVANGEPALRARAADGALLSLMTIDVVDGQIARLHNVLNPEKLRHLGPVGDLYGLMGGGT, from the coding sequence GTGGCGAGTCTGGCGGACGTGCACGACGATCTCCGCCCCCTCATGTTCTCGATCGCCTACCGGATGCTCGGCAGCGTGGCCGAGGCCGAGGATGTCGTGCAGGAGGCGTTCCTTCGGATGCACCGCGCCGGCCCCGAGGGGCTGTCGGTCGACAACCCCGAGGCCTACGCGACCACGGTCACCACGCGGCTCGCGATCGACACGCTGCGCTCTGCCCGCGTCCGACGCGAGCAGTACGTCGGTCCGTGGCTGCCCGAGCCGCTCGTCGCCTCCTCCGACGCCGATCCCGCGCATCAGGTCGAGCTCGACGCGACCGTCTCCACCGCGTTCCTCATGCTGCTCGAGTCCTTGACGCCGGTGGAGCGTGCGGTCTTCGTCCTGCGCGAGGCCCTCGCCTACGACTACGCCGACATCGCGGTGGTGGTCGATAAGTCGGAGGCGAATTGCCGGCAGATCCTCGCCCGGGCAAGGAAGCGGATCGACGACGGCCGACCGCGGTTCGACGCGTCGCCGGAGCAACGCGACCGTCTGGCGGCCCAGTTCGTCGCGGCCGTCTCCAGGGGTGACGTCGCCGGCCTGGAGCGACTGCTCGCCGAGGACGTGATGTTCGTCGGCGACGGCGGCGGACGCGCTCCGGCGATCCAGCGGCCGATGGTGGGCACGGTCCAGGTCGCGCGGTTCCTCGCCGGTCTGGTGCGCCAGGGCGCACGATTCGGCGTGCTGATCGACCAGGTCGTCGCGAACGGCGAGCCGGCCCTGCGGGCGCGTGCTGCCGACGGCGCACTGCTCTCCCTCATGACCATCGACGTCGTCGACGGCCAGATCGCACGGCTGCACAATGTGCTCAACCCGGAGAAGCTGCGCCATCTCGGCCCGGTCGGCGACCTCTACGGTCTGATGGGGGGCGGGACCTGA